One genomic segment of Bacteroidota bacterium includes these proteins:
- a CDS encoding branched-chain amino acid aminotransferase — MQAIIQENNIQIKKVSKSRLSEVDLDNVQFGRTFTDHMFSADYSDGVWGNLKIEPFAPLAMNPATAILHYGQGIFEGMKAFRDASGKVQLFRPDMNWKRLNYSAQRMAIPEIPESLFMDALFQWLKLDADWVPHGEDGSLYIRPFVFSTEEFVGIKPGQHFKFMIIGSPVGKYYSNPVRVYITDKYVRAFKGGTGHIKAIGNYAVTMKPLQEVQELGYDQILWVDGVHFNMIQEIGTMNVFFVIDDVVITPPTDELTILPGITRDSCITLLKDNGYKVEERNITVEEVMEAFKNDTIQDAFGTGTAATIATIGEIGYKDSNYKLPDAANRKVSNWLADTMRGIRKGEISDKYSWMQEI; from the coding sequence ATGCAAGCAATAATTCAGGAAAATAATATTCAAATTAAGAAAGTTTCAAAGTCCAGATTAAGTGAAGTTGATTTAGATAATGTGCAATTTGGAAGAACATTTACTGATCATATGTTTTCGGCAGATTATAGTGATGGAGTTTGGGGGAATTTAAAAATAGAACCGTTTGCTCCATTAGCGATGAATCCTGCAACTGCAATCTTACATTATGGTCAAGGCATCTTTGAAGGAATGAAAGCTTTTCGAGATGCTTCTGGCAAGGTGCAATTATTCAGACCTGATATGAATTGGAAGCGTTTGAATTATTCTGCCCAACGGATGGCGATTCCTGAAATACCTGAATCTTTATTTATGGACGCATTATTTCAATGGTTGAAATTGGATGCCGATTGGGTACCTCATGGTGAAGACGGTTCCTTATATATTAGGCCATTTGTGTTTTCTACTGAAGAATTTGTGGGGATTAAGCCTGGCCAACATTTTAAATTCATGATCATAGGAAGCCCTGTTGGGAAATATTATTCAAATCCAGTTAGGGTTTATATTACCGATAAATATGTCCGTGCTTTTAAAGGAGGAACAGGGCATATAAAGGCTATAGGCAACTATGCTGTAACCATGAAACCTTTACAAGAAGTTCAGGAATTAGGATATGATCAAATACTTTGGGTAGATGGTGTGCACTTTAATATGATTCAAGAGATAGGAACTATGAATGTGTTTTTTGTAATTGATGATGTTGTAATTACACCTCCAACTGATGAACTTACTATTCTCCCCGGAATAACAAGAGATAGCTGCATTACTTTATTAAAAGATAACGGATATAAAGTGGAGGAGCGCAACATTACTGTAGAAGAAGTAATGGAAGCATTTAAGAATGATACTATTCAGGATGCATTTGGAACTGGAACAGCAGCCACTATTGCAACAATTGGAGAAATAGGATATAAGGATTCAAATTATAAATTACCAGATGCTGCAAATCGTAAGGTATCTAACTGGTTAGCAGATACTATGAGAGGTATCAGAAAAGGTGAGATTTCTGATAAATATAGTTGGATGCAAGAAATTTAA
- a CDS encoding dihydrofolate reductase, whose translation MKSVIAIIMLLTITLPVLKAQESDINGTPTSAKEDDWKWKTEQFADVAILRYKIDGWDKLNLNQKTLVYYLSEAGMSGRDIIWDQNYRYNLAIRHALEHIYTNFNGDKNSDNWKAFEVYIKRVWFSNGIHHHYSNSKHVPGFSQEYFEQLMALTKTPLSQEVINAIFDPAIDNKKVNLDATQDMVLNSASNFYSPDITQQMAEDYYRSIIDKKDSTAISYGLNSKLVRTSTGIKEEVYKVNGLYGEAITHIIDNLKMAVKFAENEDQANALKLLIEYYQTGDLKTWDAYNIAWVEATEGDIDYINSFIEVYNDPLGYKGSFESIVQIKDFDASSKMKVLADNAQWFEDNSPIMDKNKKKKVVGITYNVVNVVSESGDASPSTPIGVNLPNANWIRAAYGSKSVSLGNITQAYDMAGGKGFLDEFAYSKEEIERAEKYGSMASKMHTALHEVIGHASGVINDGVGTPKETLINYANTLEEGRADLVALYFIMDPKLVEFGVIPTIEVGKAEYDSYMRNGLMTQLRRIEPGADIEESHMRNRQMIAQWAYEKGKKDNVVEFKVVDGKTYVVVNDYNKLQVLFGELLREIQRIKSEGDYNAGKALVETYGVKVNPSLHKEVLERAAKLNSAAYSGFINPVLIPVYDKAGVITEIDVQYPQDFSKQMLEYTTKYSYLPY comes from the coding sequence ATGAAAAGTGTAATTGCCATTATAATGTTATTAACCATAACACTACCTGTTTTAAAAGCACAGGAATCGGATATAAATGGAACTCCTACTTCGGCAAAAGAAGATGACTGGAAATGGAAAACAGAACAATTTGCAGATGTTGCTATTCTACGTTATAAAATTGATGGGTGGGATAAGTTAAATCTAAATCAAAAGACTTTAGTGTATTATTTGTCAGAAGCAGGAATGAGTGGACGTGATATTATCTGGGATCAGAACTATAGATATAATCTTGCTATTCGTCATGCATTGGAGCACATTTATACAAATTTCAACGGCGATAAAAATTCAGATAATTGGAAAGCATTTGAAGTATATATAAAAAGAGTTTGGTTTTCAAATGGTATTCATCATCATTATTCCAACTCTAAACATGTACCTGGCTTCTCTCAAGAATATTTTGAACAATTAATGGCATTAACAAAAACACCATTAAGTCAGGAGGTTATAAACGCAATATTTGATCCGGCAATAGATAATAAAAAAGTAAATCTAGATGCTACACAAGACATGGTATTAAATTCTGCATCCAATTTTTATTCTCCAGACATCACTCAGCAAATGGCTGAAGATTATTACAGGAGTATTATTGATAAAAAAGATTCCACTGCCATTTCTTATGGATTGAATTCAAAACTCGTGAGAACTTCAACCGGAATTAAAGAAGAAGTTTATAAAGTAAATGGCTTATATGGCGAAGCAATTACACATATAATAGATAATTTAAAAATGGCTGTAAAATTTGCAGAGAATGAAGACCAGGCTAATGCATTAAAACTATTAATCGAATATTATCAAACCGGAGATCTTAAAACATGGGATGCATATAACATAGCTTGGGTAGAAGCCACTGAAGGAGATATTGATTATATCAATTCATTTATAGAAGTGTATAATGATCCGCTAGGTTATAAAGGTTCTTTTGAATCAATAGTACAGATTAAGGATTTTGATGCAAGTTCGAAAATGAAAGTGTTAGCAGATAATGCACAATGGTTTGAAGATAATAGTCCGATAATGGACAAGAATAAAAAGAAAAAAGTAGTGGGTATCACCTATAATGTTGTGAATGTGGTTAGCGAATCCGGTGATGCTTCACCAAGTACACCCATTGGCGTAAATCTGCCAAATGCGAATTGGATAAGAGCTGCATATGGTTCTAAATCTGTGAGTCTGGGCAATATCACTCAAGCATACGACATGGCCGGTGGAAAAGGATTTTTAGATGAATTTGCATACTCAAAAGAAGAAATAGAAAGAGCAGAAAAATATGGTTCCATGGCAAGTAAGATGCATACAGCTCTTCATGAAGTAATAGGTCATGCAAGTGGTGTAATAAACGACGGAGTGGGTACACCTAAAGAAACACTTATCAATTATGCAAACACATTGGAAGAAGGAAGAGCAGATTTAGTTGCCCTATATTTTATCATGGATCCTAAGCTTGTGGAATTTGGTGTAATCCCTACAATTGAAGTAGGTAAGGCAGAATATGATTCGTATATGCGTAATGGATTAATGACACAACTTCGTCGTATAGAACCAGGAGCTGACATTGAAGAATCTCACATGCGCAACAGGCAAATGATTGCTCAGTGGGCATATGAAAAAGGAAAGAAAGATAATGTGGTAGAATTTAAAGTGGTGGATGGGAAAACTTATGTAGTAGTAAATGATTACAATAAACTTCAAGTCCTTTTTGGCGAATTACTCAGAGAGATTCAGCGCATAAAAAGTGAAGGTGATTACAATGCAGGTAAAGCATTAGTAGAAACATATGGAGTAAAAGTTAATCCTTCACTACATAAAGAAGTTTTAGAACGAGCGGCAAAATTAAATTCGGCTGCTTATAGTGGATTTATAAACCCGGTATTGATTCCCGTATATGATAAAGCAGGAGTTATAACAGAAATAGATGTTCAGTATCCGCAAGATTTCTCAAAACAAATGTTAGAGTACACAACAAAATACTCATATCTTCCTTACTGA
- a CDS encoding aldehyde dehydrogenase family protein — MEENTLPEIESIIINQRDYFKTGNTYSYEFRKAQLIRLKQLVKEYEPKILAALNADLNKSNFDGWAVEIGVIEHELNLAIQQLKSWMSRRRLRTPLLHAIGSSYQYPEPYGNILIISPWNYPFLLAMRPVIGAIAAGNTCIIKPSEFSIHTSLLLADMINNNFKSDFLFVLNTDAAGTQELLKYKFNYIFFTGSPSVGNIVYQAAAKHLTPVTLELGGKNPCIVDADINLEIAARRIAWGKFSNAGQTCVAPDYIIVHKKIKEKFIALIIENLKRFYGDDPELSNDYGRMIHRKQFNRIESIIINSKIIYGGQLNVETLFISPTIVEITNMNEVAMQEEIFGPVLPIVNYENIEEAIQITKMHPDPLVCYLFTKNKKLITHIQQQIPAGDMCINDVVVHFGHSNLPIGGRGNSGIGKYQGKYNFETFSHLKSVLHKTFIPDLSVRYPPFNNSKFQRIKKLFNWFFN; from the coding sequence ATGGAAGAAAATACATTACCGGAAATAGAATCCATAATTATTAATCAAAGAGATTATTTTAAAACAGGAAATACTTATTCTTATGAATTTCGTAAAGCGCAACTTATTAGATTAAAACAATTAGTAAAAGAATATGAACCTAAAATATTAGCAGCTTTAAATGCAGATTTAAACAAGTCAAATTTTGATGGATGGGCAGTAGAAATCGGAGTGATTGAGCATGAATTAAATCTTGCAATACAACAATTAAAATCATGGATGTCTCGCAGAAGATTGCGCACTCCGCTGTTACATGCAATAGGCTCTTCATATCAATATCCCGAACCGTATGGGAACATTTTAATTATTAGTCCGTGGAACTATCCTTTTTTGTTGGCAATGCGTCCAGTGATTGGCGCCATTGCAGCAGGTAATACATGTATCATTAAACCTTCCGAATTTTCGATACATACAAGTTTACTATTAGCTGACATGATAAATAATAATTTTAAAAGTGATTTCTTATTTGTTTTAAATACCGATGCCGCAGGAACTCAAGAGTTACTAAAATATAAATTCAATTATATTTTCTTTACCGGCAGTCCTTCAGTTGGAAATATTGTGTATCAAGCTGCAGCAAAACATTTAACGCCAGTCACGTTAGAATTAGGTGGAAAAAATCCTTGTATTGTTGATGCAGATATTAATTTAGAAATTGCTGCCAGAAGAATTGCATGGGGTAAATTCAGCAATGCCGGACAAACGTGTGTTGCGCCAGATTATATTATTGTACATAAAAAAATTAAGGAAAAATTTATTGCTTTAATTATTGAAAATTTAAAACGATTTTATGGAGATGATCCGGAATTAAGTAATGATTATGGACGGATGATTCATCGCAAACAATTTAATCGTATTGAAAGTATTATTATAAATAGCAAAATAATATATGGAGGTCAATTAAATGTTGAAACATTATTTATTTCTCCAACAATTGTAGAAATTACTAATATGAATGAAGTAGCAATGCAAGAAGAAATATTTGGTCCTGTATTGCCGATTGTAAATTATGAAAATATAGAAGAAGCAATACAAATAACTAAAATGCATCCCGATCCATTAGTGTGTTATTTATTTACAAAAAACAAAAAACTAATTACACACATCCAACAACAAATACCTGCGGGTGATATGTGTATTAATGATGTGGTAGTGCATTTTGGCCATAGCAATTTACCAATCGGTGGCAGAGGCAATAGTGGAATTGGGAAATATCAGGGGAAATATAATTTTGAAACATTCTCTCATTTGAAAAGTGTATTGCATAAAACATTCATTCCTGACTTATCGGTGCGATACCCTCCATTTAATAATTCTAAATTTCAGCGAATTAAGAAACTATTCAATTGGTTTTTTAATTGA